The genomic interval GAAGGCGTCGCCGCACACGAAGCGGACCTCGGCCGCCGTCTCGTGCGCACGCTCCCTGCCCCAGGCGACGGAGGCGAGGTGCAGCGCGTTGCGGCCCGGCCGGCAGCCCAGATCGAGAGCACGGCCAGCGTGCACGCCCCCGGCGCGGGGCCTTCGCGGTCGTGCCGGAGGCGTTCGTGGGCGGGTCAGACGATTCGGGCGACCCCGCCGAACTCGATCCACTCGTGCGTGAGTTGACGCGGGGCCACCTCGGTGTCGGGACGCCAGGTGGAGACCTCCACGAGACCCGGGTCGAGGATCTCCAGGCCCTCGAACCACTCGGCGACGTCCTTCTCCTGACGGACCCGGCCCCAGTGGCCCTGGGTCGCCTGGTCCATGAAGTCGGTGACGAAGTCGCGCACCTCGGGGTCCTCGCTGACGAGCTGGCACATCACCATGAAACTGCCCGGAGCGAGCCGCTCGCGCACCCGGCGTGCCAGGGCGGCCGGACCGTCCGTCTCGCTGTCGGGGATGCAGTGCATGACCGAGTTGAACAGCACCGCGACGGGCTGCGAGAAGTCGATCAGCCGCTGGGTCTCCTCGTGGCCGAAGATCGCATCGGTCTCCCGCATGTCCGCGTGGATCACGGCGGTCCGCTCGTCCTGCTCCAGCAGCGCGCGGCCGTGGACGAGGACCATCGGGTCGTTGTCGACGTAGACCACGTGTGTGGTGGGGTCGATGCGCTGGGCGACCTGGTGGACGTTGTCCTGGGTGGGCAGGCCTGAGCCGTGGTCCAGGTACTGCCGGATGCCGAACTCCGTCGAGAGGGTCCGCACCACCCGCTGGAGGAAGTGCCGGTTGTTGACCGCGAGCCTGCGGGTGCTCGGGACGACCTTGTCGAGTTCCTCGCAGGCCGCCCGGTCGGCCGCGTAGTTGTCCTTGCCGCCGAGGTAGTGGTCGTACATGCGCGCGGCCGTGGGTACCGAGGCGTCGATCGACGTGGACAGGTTCTTTCCGGTGCTCATCTTTCCCCCAGCTTGTGCCGCCAACTGGCCCGGCAGGACAGGGAGTCCATCCTAGGGACACCACGATCGCCGGTGCCAGTCCGCGCTGGGCGAGCGAGGAGTCAGGCGGCGTCCAGCTCCGCGAGTTCGTCCTCGGCGAGCACGAGATCGGCCGCGGCGAGCGAGTCGCGGATAGTCTCGGGGCGGCTCGCGCCCGGGATCGGCACGACCACCGGCGACTTGGCGAGCATCCACGCCAGGCAGACCTGCTGCGGGCTCACCCCGTGCTTCTCGGCGATCCGCGCGAACGGAGCGTGTGCCGAACCCAGTTCACCCGCCCGGGAGATGCCGCCGAGGGGGCTCCAGGGCAGGAAGGCGATGCCGAGTTCGTCGCACAGGCGCAGTTCCGGCTCGCTGGAGCGGAAGGCCGGGGAGAACTGGTTCTGCACGGAGACCAGCCGGCCGCCGAGGACCTCGTTGGCGAGCCGGATCTGGTCGGGGTTCGCGTTGGAGATGCCCGCCCGGAGGATCTTTCCCTCGTCGAGGAGGTCGCGCACGGCACCGACCGACTCCTCGTAGGGAACCCGGTGGTCGGGGCGGTGGAACTGGTAGAGCCCGATCGCCTCCACACCGAGCCGGCTCAGCGAGGCCTCGCAGGCCTCCTTCAGGTGGCGGGGGCTGCCGTCGAGCGTCCAACTGCCGTCCCCGGGACGCAGATGCCCGCCCTTCGTGGCGACGAGGACGTCACCGCCCCGGTCGTGGGAGGCGAGGGCCTTGGCGATCAGGGTCTCGTTGTGACCGACCTCGTCGGCGTCCCGGTGGTAGGCGTCGGCGGTGTCGATCAGGGTCACTCCCGCGTCGATCGCGGCGTGGATGGTCGCGATCGAGCGTTCCTCGTCCGGTCGCCCCTCGATGGACATGGGCATCCCGCCCAGACCGATCGAGCTCACTTCGACATCACCGATACGGCGGGTGTGCATGACCTTGGACCTCTTTCGCCTGTCCCGCGGATCTGGGCTCCTCTCAGCCTGGCCGCCGCACACACCGAGGTCCAATAGAAGAACGAGAACGCATTCAGCGACTGGAGTGCTGAATCCCTGACCTTGCCACCCCCGCGTCGACCGGGGGGCGAGACGGGGTTGCGCCTCCGCACGGTCGGTGTGACACCCTCGCCTCGACCGGCAGATGGTCCAGACCGGTCATCGTGAGGTTCGGCAGCACGGCGAGAGAGGCGACGGCATGCGTATCGGACTGCTCGGCACCGGCCCCTGGGCCAGGATGGCCCACGCCCCCGCGCTCGTCGCGCATCCGGAACTGGACTTCGTCGGGGTGTGGGGCCGCCGTTCGGAGGCCGCCAAGGAGCTGGCCGACGAGCACGGCACGCGCGCGTACGACGACGTCGACGCGCTGCTCGCCGACGTGGACGCCGTCGCCGTGGCCCTGCCGCCGGCCGTGCAGGCCGGCCTCGCGGCACGGGCCGCACGGGCGGGGTGCCATCTGCTGCTGGACAAGCCCCTCGCGACGACGGTCGAGCAGGGACGGGCGGTGGTCGAGGCCGTCCGGGAGACCGGGGTCGCCTCGGTGGTGTTCTTCACCTCGCGCTTCCTCACCGAGACCGAGGCGTGGATCGCTGAACAGGCGGGCGTGGAGGGCTGGTTCACGGGGCGGGCCGAATGGCTCGGGTCGGTGTTCACCGAGGAGAGCCCGTTCGCCGACTCGCCCTGGCGGCAGGAGAAGGGCGCCCTGTGGGACGTGGGTCCGCACGCCCTGTCGGTGCTGCTGCCGGTGCTGGGCGAGGTCCGTGAGGTGGCGGCGGCCGCGCACGGTCCCGGGGACACCGTCCACCTGGTCCTCCGGCACACCGGCGGCGCGTCGAGCACCCTGACCCTGAGCCTCACGGCTCCGCCCGCGGCCGCGGGAGCCGGCGTCGAACTCCGGGGCACGGGCGGAGTCGCCCTGCTCCCGGAGTCCTCCGAAGGCGTCGTACCGGCCGTGCTCCGAGCCGCCGACGGCCTGCTGGCCGCCGCCCGCACCGGCCGGCCCCACCCGTGCGACGCCACGTTCGGTCTGCGGGTCACCGAGATCCTCGTCGAGGCGGAGACCCTGCTGAACAGCGGGACCCCGACAAGCACGGCGTAGACACCGGCCGACGCCCTGCCGGCAGGCCCACTACGCACACACCGGACAGGCCCGCCCGCCGCGACACCACGTACAGCATGCGGGCGGCCCTCACCCGCCCGTCCCGTCCTCGTCGAACGGTTCGTCGCCCCACCGGAACCAGGCCGGACCAGGGCTCAGGCGGTGCGCGTCGGCCAGTAGTTCAGGCGCTCCCGGACGACGGGATAGCCGGCCTTGGCGAAGTTCGCGGCCATGGGGAAGTTCCCCTGGTCCGTGGCGCCGGTGACGAACTCGGCGCCCTGCTCGACCAGATAGTGGGTGCACTCGGCGAGCAGGTCGTAGGCGTAGCCGTGTCCGCGATGTTCCGGTACCACCCCGATGAACCCGACGCAGGGCCCCGACGGGTTGTGCAGCGGAATGTGAACCCCGGCCGCCTCCCCCTGCCTCGTGTACGCGATCTGCCACCACTCGCGGGGCGAGGGGCACCAGTGGAAGAAGTCGAGTTCCTCCTGGGCGGCCCGGTCGAGTCCACCCTCCTCGATGGCCTTGAGGGAGTGCGCGTCGAGAGTGGCGGAGTGGATGCGGCGCAGCAGGTCGAAGAAGACCGCGTCGTCGGGTTCGGGCCGGAACTCCAGGCGTCCGGGCTGCTCGGGCAGCCCGTGCTCCGGGGTCCATCGGTACAGGTACCGCTCGACCAGGAGC from Streptomyces sp. CC0208 carries:
- a CDS encoding SAM-dependent methyltransferase: MSTGKNLSTSIDASVPTAARMYDHYLGGKDNYAADRAACEELDKVVPSTRRLAVNNRHFLQRVVRTLSTEFGIRQYLDHGSGLPTQDNVHQVAQRIDPTTHVVYVDNDPMVLVHGRALLEQDERTAVIHADMRETDAIFGHEETQRLIDFSQPVAVLFNSVMHCIPDSETDGPAALARRVRERLAPGSFMVMCQLVSEDPEVRDFVTDFMDQATQGHWGRVRQEKDVAEWFEGLEILDPGLVEVSTWRPDTEVAPRQLTHEWIEFGGVARIV
- a CDS encoding Gfo/Idh/MocA family oxidoreductase; this translates as MRIGLLGTGPWARMAHAPALVAHPELDFVGVWGRRSEAAKELADEHGTRAYDDVDALLADVDAVAVALPPAVQAGLAARAARAGCHLLLDKPLATTVEQGRAVVEAVRETGVASVVFFTSRFLTETEAWIAEQAGVEGWFTGRAEWLGSVFTEESPFADSPWRQEKGALWDVGPHALSVLLPVLGEVREVAAAAHGPGDTVHLVLRHTGGASSTLTLSLTAPPAAAGAGVELRGTGGVALLPESSEGVVPAVLRAADGLLAAARTGRPHPCDATFGLRVTEILVEAETLLNSGTPTSTA
- a CDS encoding GNAT family N-acetyltransferase is translated as MTDLVIRALDERTAHLFDTLPDPLDARESHRLTRHRPDWKRVALRDGKVVARGAWWGGPDDTAPLNINWFDVAEGEEEAGAELLRTAPWQVELEMNLPAGWREEPRLRAAAEARFTATQKAGYELLVERYLYRWTPEHGLPEQPGRLEFRPEPDDAVFFDLLRRIHSATLDAHSLKAIEEGGLDRAAQEELDFFHWCPSPREWWQIAYTRQGEAAGVHIPLHNPSGPCVGFIGVVPEHRGHGYAYDLLAECTHYLVEQGAEFVTGATDQGNFPMAANFAKAGYPVVRERLNYWPTRTA
- a CDS encoding aldo/keto reductase, with translation MHTRRIGDVEVSSIGLGGMPMSIEGRPDEERSIATIHAAIDAGVTLIDTADAYHRDADEVGHNETLIAKALASHDRGGDVLVATKGGHLRPGDGSWTLDGSPRHLKEACEASLSRLGVEAIGLYQFHRPDHRVPYEESVGAVRDLLDEGKILRAGISNANPDQIRLANEVLGGRLVSVQNQFSPAFRSSEPELRLCDELGIAFLPWSPLGGISRAGELGSAHAPFARIAEKHGVSPQQVCLAWMLAKSPVVVPIPGASRPETIRDSLAAADLVLAEDELAELDAA